One genomic window of Cannabis sativa cultivar Pink pepper isolate KNU-18-1 chromosome 2, ASM2916894v1, whole genome shotgun sequence includes the following:
- the LOC115721292 gene encoding enoyl-[acyl-carrier-protein] reductase, mitochondrial isoform X1 — translation MASLVRPATFRALRNATPSPFFSKCLPSTNRPFFYRFQSLNLRAFSAAFMSPPSKAVVYDQQGPPDVVTRIVELPPVEVKENDVCVRMIAAPINPSDINRIEGVYPVRPQVPAIGGYEGVGEVYSVGSAVKGLSPGDLVIPSPPSFGTWQTYIVKDQSVWHKINKDSPVEYAATVTVNPLTALRMLEDYVALNSGDAIVQNGATSIVGQCVIQIARDRGVHSINILRDRPGSDEAKENLKKLGADEVFTESQLEVKNIKGLLASIPEPALGFNCVGGNAASLVLKFLRHGGTMVTYGGMSKKPITVSTSSFIFKDLSLRGFWLQKWLGADNAKECRRMIDYLLDLAREGKLRYEYAIFQFLSLLYSIVLHSYLSTKDISFVYFSSNNNLCFNVDDLPLQNGAGSV, via the exons TCAGAAATGCCACCCCATCCCCCTTCTTCTCCAAATGCCTTCCATCAACAAACCGCCCTTTCTTCTATCGCTTCCAATCCCTAAACCTTCGAGCATTCTCCGCCGCCTTCATGTCACCACCCTCCAAGGCCGTCGTCTACGACCAACAAGGTCCTCCCGATGTCGTTACAAG AATTGTAGAATTGCCGCCTGTAGAAGTGAAAGAGAACGATGTCTGTGTTAGGATGATAGCTGCGCCTATCAACCCATCTGATATTAATCGAATTGAAG GGGTATATCCTGTGAGGCCGCAAGTTCCAGCTATCGGAGGATATGAAGGTGTTGGAGAGGTGTACTCGGTTGGTTCTGCAGTGAAGGGTCTCTCACCTGGCGATTTGGTCATTCCATCTCCCCCTTCCTTCG GGACGTGGCAGACTTACATTGTCAAAGATCAGAGTGTTTGGCACAAGATTAATAAGGATTCTCCCGTGGAGTATGCTGCTACCGTTACAGTGAATCCTTTGACTGCTTTAAGAATGCTTGAAGACTATGTTGCTTTGAATTCGG GAGATGCTATTGTTCAAAATGGAGCCACAAGCATTGTGGGGCAGTGTGTTATTCAGATTGCACGAGACCGTGGTGTCCATAGTATCAACATTTTAAGAGATAG GCCTGGATCAGATGAGGCAAAAGAAAACCTTAAGAAACTTGGTGCAGATGAAGTTTTTACCGAGAGTCAATTGGAAGTGAAAAATATCAAGGGCCTTCTG GCCAGTATACCTGAACCTGCTTTGGGATTTAActgtgttggaggaaatgctgcTTCTTTGGTTCTCAAATTTTTGAG ACATGGAGGAACTATGGTCACGTATGGTGGCATGTCTAAGAAGCCAATTACTGTATCCACTTCGTCTTTCATTTTTAAG GACCTTTCTCTAAGAGGATTCTGGTTGCAGAAATGGTTGGGAGCCGATAATGCAAAAGAATGTAGAAGAATGATAGATTACCTCTTGGATCTAGCACGAGAAGGGAAGTTGAGATATGAGTATGCTATCTTTCAATTTCTTAGTTTGCTTTATTCTATCGTTTTGCATTCCTATTTATCGACTAAAGATATATCTTTCGTGTATTTttcttcaaataataatttatgttTCAATGTTGATGATTTGCCATTACAGAATGGAGCTGGTTCCGTTTGA
- the LOC115721292 gene encoding enoyl-[acyl-carrier-protein] reductase, mitochondrial isoform X2, translating to MASLVRPATFRALRNATPSPFFSKCLPSTNRPFFYRFQSLNLRAFSAAFMSPPSKAVVYDQQGPPDVVTRIVELPPVEVKENDVCVRMIAAPINPSDINRIEGVYPVRPQVPAIGGYEGVGEVYSVGSAVKGLSPGDLVIPSPPSFGTWQTYIVKDQSVWHKINKDSPVEYAATVTVNPLTALRMLEDYVALNSGDAIVQNGATSIVGQCVIQIARDRGVHSINILRDRPGSDEAKENLKKLGADEVFTESQLEVKNIKGLLASIPEPALGFNCVGGNAASLVLKFLRHGGTMVTYGGMSKKPITVSTSSFIFKDLSLRGFWLQKWLGADNAKECRRMIDYLLDLAREGKLRYEMELVPFDNFSTSLDKALGKLGSQPKQVIKF from the exons TCAGAAATGCCACCCCATCCCCCTTCTTCTCCAAATGCCTTCCATCAACAAACCGCCCTTTCTTCTATCGCTTCCAATCCCTAAACCTTCGAGCATTCTCCGCCGCCTTCATGTCACCACCCTCCAAGGCCGTCGTCTACGACCAACAAGGTCCTCCCGATGTCGTTACAAG AATTGTAGAATTGCCGCCTGTAGAAGTGAAAGAGAACGATGTCTGTGTTAGGATGATAGCTGCGCCTATCAACCCATCTGATATTAATCGAATTGAAG GGGTATATCCTGTGAGGCCGCAAGTTCCAGCTATCGGAGGATATGAAGGTGTTGGAGAGGTGTACTCGGTTGGTTCTGCAGTGAAGGGTCTCTCACCTGGCGATTTGGTCATTCCATCTCCCCCTTCCTTCG GGACGTGGCAGACTTACATTGTCAAAGATCAGAGTGTTTGGCACAAGATTAATAAGGATTCTCCCGTGGAGTATGCTGCTACCGTTACAGTGAATCCTTTGACTGCTTTAAGAATGCTTGAAGACTATGTTGCTTTGAATTCGG GAGATGCTATTGTTCAAAATGGAGCCACAAGCATTGTGGGGCAGTGTGTTATTCAGATTGCACGAGACCGTGGTGTCCATAGTATCAACATTTTAAGAGATAG GCCTGGATCAGATGAGGCAAAAGAAAACCTTAAGAAACTTGGTGCAGATGAAGTTTTTACCGAGAGTCAATTGGAAGTGAAAAATATCAAGGGCCTTCTG GCCAGTATACCTGAACCTGCTTTGGGATTTAActgtgttggaggaaatgctgcTTCTTTGGTTCTCAAATTTTTGAG ACATGGAGGAACTATGGTCACGTATGGTGGCATGTCTAAGAAGCCAATTACTGTATCCACTTCGTCTTTCATTTTTAAG GACCTTTCTCTAAGAGGATTCTGGTTGCAGAAATGGTTGGGAGCCGATAATGCAAAAGAATGTAGAAGAATGATAGATTACCTCTTGGATCTAGCACGAGAAGGGAAGTTGAGATATGA AATGGAGCTGGTTCCGTTTGACAATTTCAGCACATCACTTGACAAGGCTCTTGGTAAACTAGGGAGCCAACCAAAACAAGTCATAAAATTCTGA
- the LOC115721292 gene encoding enoyl-[acyl-carrier-protein] reductase, mitochondrial isoform X3 yields MSLQELPPVEVKENDVCVRMIAAPINPSDINRIEGVYPVRPQVPAIGGYEGVGEVYSVGSAVKGLSPGDLVIPSPPSFGTWQTYIVKDQSVWHKINKDSPVEYAATVTVNPLTALRMLEDYVALNSGDAIVQNGATSIVGQCVIQIARDRGVHSINILRDRPGSDEAKENLKKLGADEVFTESQLEVKNIKGLLASIPEPALGFNCVGGNAASLVLKFLRHGGTMVTYGGMSKKPITVSTSSFIFKDLSLRGFWLQKWLGADNAKECRRMIDYLLDLAREGKLRYEMELVPFDNFSTSLDKALGKLGSQPKQVIKF; encoded by the exons ATGTCGTTACAAG AATTGCCGCCTGTAGAAGTGAAAGAGAACGATGTCTGTGTTAGGATGATAGCTGCGCCTATCAACCCATCTGATATTAATCGAATTGAAG GGGTATATCCTGTGAGGCCGCAAGTTCCAGCTATCGGAGGATATGAAGGTGTTGGAGAGGTGTACTCGGTTGGTTCTGCAGTGAAGGGTCTCTCACCTGGCGATTTGGTCATTCCATCTCCCCCTTCCTTCG GGACGTGGCAGACTTACATTGTCAAAGATCAGAGTGTTTGGCACAAGATTAATAAGGATTCTCCCGTGGAGTATGCTGCTACCGTTACAGTGAATCCTTTGACTGCTTTAAGAATGCTTGAAGACTATGTTGCTTTGAATTCGG GAGATGCTATTGTTCAAAATGGAGCCACAAGCATTGTGGGGCAGTGTGTTATTCAGATTGCACGAGACCGTGGTGTCCATAGTATCAACATTTTAAGAGATAG GCCTGGATCAGATGAGGCAAAAGAAAACCTTAAGAAACTTGGTGCAGATGAAGTTTTTACCGAGAGTCAATTGGAAGTGAAAAATATCAAGGGCCTTCTG GCCAGTATACCTGAACCTGCTTTGGGATTTAActgtgttggaggaaatgctgcTTCTTTGGTTCTCAAATTTTTGAG ACATGGAGGAACTATGGTCACGTATGGTGGCATGTCTAAGAAGCCAATTACTGTATCCACTTCGTCTTTCATTTTTAAG GACCTTTCTCTAAGAGGATTCTGGTTGCAGAAATGGTTGGGAGCCGATAATGCAAAAGAATGTAGAAGAATGATAGATTACCTCTTGGATCTAGCACGAGAAGGGAAGTTGAGATATGA AATGGAGCTGGTTCCGTTTGACAATTTCAGCACATCACTTGACAAGGCTCTTGGTAAACTAGGGAGCCAACCAAAACAAGTCATAAAATTCTGA